One stretch of Desulfurellaceae bacterium DNA includes these proteins:
- a CDS encoding quinolinate synthase NadA, protein PDLQTICYVNTTADVKAECDACCTSSNAVQIVESLDTEHVLFVPDENLARYVQTQTTKTILSWEGNCYVHHQITPEHILSVRDNLPHVKVLVHPECREDVIQLADAVLSTSAMVRYAKDSPADEFLIVTECGLSDRLLLEIPEKKFYKSCQLCHYMKMITLDGVRDSLRAQRYEITLDEDIRVAAERAIDRMLELSA, encoded by the coding sequence CCCGACCTGCAAACCATCTGTTACGTCAATACCACCGCCGACGTGAAGGCCGAGTGCGACGCGTGCTGCACCTCGTCCAACGCGGTGCAGATCGTCGAGTCCCTGGACACCGAGCACGTCCTGTTTGTGCCGGACGAGAATCTGGCCCGCTATGTGCAGACCCAGACCACCAAGACCATCCTGTCGTGGGAGGGTAACTGTTACGTCCACCATCAGATTACCCCCGAGCACATCCTGTCGGTGCGCGACAATCTGCCCCACGTCAAGGTCCTGGTCCATCCCGAGTGTCGGGAAGACGTGATTCAGCTGGCCGACGCCGTCCTGTCGACCAGCGCCATGGTCCGCTATGCCAAGGACAGCCCGGCCGATGAGTTTCTGATCGTCACCGAGTGCGGCCTGTCCGACCGGCTGCTGCTCGAAATCCCTGAAAAGAAGTTCTACAAGAGCTGCCAGCTGTGTCACTACATGAAGATGATTACCCTCGACGGCGTGCGTGACTCGCTGCGGGCGCAGCGCTACGAGATCACCCTCGACGAGGATATTCGGGTCGCCGCCGAACGGGCGATTGACCGGATGCTGGAGCTGAGTGCCTAA